A single Oncorhynchus kisutch isolate 150728-3 linkage group LG19, Okis_V2, whole genome shotgun sequence DNA region contains:
- the LOC109910089 gene encoding uncharacterized protein LOC109910089 yields MKDTHTLLNLLLLLVYLAGSALTTDGGSGSTNGPLELTIVGPDFVKVGVPRSFDCAAQCSPSCSYRMSIDGQIWHGNELLFTAHQWEESLNLTCTARNDESGRSSTVTKILQVLAGPTNVSITGPALMTPGAPQSFQCNADCRPSCNYTWKIKGRWLGGQGNKITVTPEELATSATLNCKAINSVSGLYAMATRTIPVTSGPSEVHVIGPDSVAVGFKSMFQCTAKCTPACDYRWTIDGHTVHGSEMEMTVERNVKSEKIICHAQNTVSTHFEVVTKSVRVEENDKKKILSKKYGCQAVSSLCLSKKTISGRKHQHCTAAETWSRLSPNIPY; encoded by the exons ATGAAGGATACACACACCCTGCTTAATCTACTTCTGCTGCTAGTGTACCTAGCAG GATCAGCTTTGACCACTGATGGAGGGAGTGGCAGTACCA ATGGTCCCTTGGAACTAACCATTGTGGGACCTGACTTTGTTAAAGTGGGTGTGCCACGCAGCTTTGACTGTGCTGCCCAGTGCTCTCCCTCCTGTAGCTACAGAATGAGTATCGACGGGCAGATTTGGCATGGCAACGAGCTGTTGTTCACAGCTCACCAATGGGAGGAGTCCCTAAACCTCACATGCACTGCAAGGAATGATGAATCTGGGAGGTCCTCTACAGTAACAAAGATACTGCAGGTTTTAG CTGGACCTACCAACGTATCGATCACAGGCCCTGCCCTGATGACCCCAGGGGCCCCTCAAAGCTTCCAGTGTAACGCAGACTGCCGTCCCTCCTGCAACTACACCTGGAAGATAAAGGGCCGATGGCTCGGGGGGCAGGGGAATAAGATTACTGTAACTCCCGAAGAGTTGGCCACCTCTGCTACCCTGAACTGCAAGGCCATCAACAGTGTGTCTGGGCTCTATGCCATGGCAACCAGGACAATTCCTGTAACAT CTGGTCCATCAGAGGTCCACGTCATCGGCCCAGACTCTGTTGCAGTCGGTTTCAAGTCCATGTTTCAGTGCACTGCCAAATGCACTCCCGCTTGTGACTACCGCTGGACCATTGATGGTCACACTGTCCACGGTAGTGAGATGGAGATGACGGTCGAGCGAAATGTGAAGTCAGAGAAGATTATATGCCACGCTCAGAATACGGTCTCAACTCATTTTGAGGTGGTCACCAAGTCCGTACGGGTGGAAG AAAATGACAAAAAGAAGATCCTCTCCAAAAAATATGGTTGTCAAGCTGTGTCCAGTTTGTGTTTGTCCAAGAAGACCATCTCTGGGAGGAAGCATCAGCATTGtacagcagctgaaacctggtcccgaTTGAGTCCGAACATACCTTACTGA
- the LOC109910316 gene encoding mitogen-activated protein kinase 12 isoform X2 has protein sequence MSVRTRTGFYRQEVNKTAWEVPERYRELKQVGTGAYGTVCSAQDHRTGVRVAIKKLHRPFQSKLFAKRAYRELRLLKHMKHENVIGLLDVFTSEISLDRFHDFYLVMPLMGTDLGKLMKMERLSQERVQFLVYQMLKGLKDLKPGNVSVNEDCELKILDFGLARQTDTEMTGYVVTRWYRAPEVILNWMHYTQTVDIWSVGCIMAEMLLGKPLFKGNDHLDQLKEIMKITGTPTADFVTKLQSQDAKNYIRSLPKVLKKDLHFLFSKASSDAVCVLERMLLLDPERRVSASEALAMPFFSEFREPEEETEAQPYDHSMDNTDLLLEQWKRHTFTEILSFRPAATETKDPKETSL, from the exons ATGTCGGTCCGCACGCGGACAGGATTTTATCGTCAGGAGGTAAACAAAACGGCATGGGAGGTTCCAGAGCGATACCGTGAGCTAAAGCAGGTGGGGACTGGCGCATATGGGACAGTATG TTCCGCCCAGGACCACAGGACTGGGGTGAGGGTGGCCATCAAGAAGCTCCACAGACCcttccagtcaaagctcttcGCCAAGAGGGCCTACAGAGAGCTCCGGCTCCTCAAGCACATGAAGCACGAAAAT GTGATTGGACTGCTGGATGTGTTCACTTCTGAGATCTCATTGGACAGGTTTCATGACTT TTACCTGGTAATGCCACTCATGGGTACTGATCTGGGGAAACTGATGAAGATGGAGAGATTGTCACAGGAGAGGGTGCAATTCCTTGTCTATCAAATGCTGAAAGGACTCAAG GATCTCAAACCTGGAAATGTATCTGTCAACGAAGACTGTGAGCTGAAG atcCTTGACTTCGGGCTGGCtcggcagacagacacagagatgaCGGGGTACGTCGTCACTCGCTGGTACAGAGCCCCCGAGGTAATCCTCAATTGGATGCACTATACCCAGACTG TGGATATCTGGTCGGTGGGCTGCATCATGGCGGAGATGTTGCTGGGGAAGCCGCTGTTCAAAGGAAATGACC ACCTGGACcaactgaaagagatcatgaagATTACTGGTACACCCACTGCAGACTTTGTTACGAAGCTACAAAGCCAAGAT GCCAAAAACTACATACGGAGCCTTCCTAAAGTACTAAAGAAAGATTTGCACTTTCTTTTTTCCAAAGCTAGCTCAGACG CGGTGTGTGTGCTGGAGCGCATGCTGTTGCTGGACCCTGAGAGGCGGGTGAGTGCGTCGGAGGCGCTGGCCATGCCCTTTTTCAGTGAGTTCAGAGAACCAGAGGAGGAGACTGAGGCCCAGCCCTACGATCACTCCATGGACAACACAGACCTGctcctggagcagtggaaac GTCACACATTCACAGAGATTCTGTCCTTCAGGCCTGCAGCAACAGAGACCAAGGACCCCAAAGAGACATCACTCTGA
- the LOC109910316 gene encoding mitogen-activated protein kinase 12 isoform X1 translates to MSVRTRTGFYRQEVNKTAWEVPERYRELKQVGTGAYGTVCSAQDHRTGVRVAIKKLHRPFQSKLFAKRAYRELRLLKHMKHENVIGLLDVFTSEISLDRFHDFYLVMPLMGTDLGKLMKMERLSQERVQFLVYQMLKGLKYIHSAGIIHRDLKPGNVSVNEDCELKILDFGLARQTDTEMTGYVVTRWYRAPEVILNWMHYTQTVDIWSVGCIMAEMLLGKPLFKGNDHLDQLKEIMKITGTPTADFVTKLQSQDAKNYIRSLPKVLKKDLHFLFSKASSDAVCVLERMLLLDPERRVSASEALAMPFFSEFREPEEETEAQPYDHSMDNTDLLLEQWKRHTFTEILSFRPAATETKDPKETSL, encoded by the exons ATGTCGGTCCGCACGCGGACAGGATTTTATCGTCAGGAGGTAAACAAAACGGCATGGGAGGTTCCAGAGCGATACCGTGAGCTAAAGCAGGTGGGGACTGGCGCATATGGGACAGTATG TTCCGCCCAGGACCACAGGACTGGGGTGAGGGTGGCCATCAAGAAGCTCCACAGACCcttccagtcaaagctcttcGCCAAGAGGGCCTACAGAGAGCTCCGGCTCCTCAAGCACATGAAGCACGAAAAT GTGATTGGACTGCTGGATGTGTTCACTTCTGAGATCTCATTGGACAGGTTTCATGACTT TTACCTGGTAATGCCACTCATGGGTACTGATCTGGGGAAACTGATGAAGATGGAGAGATTGTCACAGGAGAGGGTGCAATTCCTTGTCTATCAAATGCTGAAAGGACTCAAG TATATCCACTCTGCAGGGATCATCCACAGG GATCTCAAACCTGGAAATGTATCTGTCAACGAAGACTGTGAGCTGAAG atcCTTGACTTCGGGCTGGCtcggcagacagacacagagatgaCGGGGTACGTCGTCACTCGCTGGTACAGAGCCCCCGAGGTAATCCTCAATTGGATGCACTATACCCAGACTG TGGATATCTGGTCGGTGGGCTGCATCATGGCGGAGATGTTGCTGGGGAAGCCGCTGTTCAAAGGAAATGACC ACCTGGACcaactgaaagagatcatgaagATTACTGGTACACCCACTGCAGACTTTGTTACGAAGCTACAAAGCCAAGAT GCCAAAAACTACATACGGAGCCTTCCTAAAGTACTAAAGAAAGATTTGCACTTTCTTTTTTCCAAAGCTAGCTCAGACG CGGTGTGTGTGCTGGAGCGCATGCTGTTGCTGGACCCTGAGAGGCGGGTGAGTGCGTCGGAGGCGCTGGCCATGCCCTTTTTCAGTGAGTTCAGAGAACCAGAGGAGGAGACTGAGGCCCAGCCCTACGATCACTCCATGGACAACACAGACCTGctcctggagcagtggaaac GTCACACATTCACAGAGATTCTGTCCTTCAGGCCTGCAGCAACAGAGACCAAGGACCCCAAAGAGACATCACTCTGA